In Bacteroidales bacterium, the genomic window TTCCATATCCCTCTTCTCTCATAATAGGCAAAACCATACGAATCACATTAAAAGTACCTATTAAATTAACATTAATTACATCTGCCCAATTATCAACATCAGCTTTATGAGCAAAAGAATTATAATTGTTACCTGCACAATTAATAAGAGTCAGTTTAGATATTTTACCTTTAATTGTTTCAATCCAATTTGAAACTTCTGAATAGTTTGATATATTAACTTTTGTAAAAAATTCCATTTTATCCGTTTCCGGATAAGTTGAATTATATGTTCCGTATACAGTTTCACCTAATTCAACAAATTTTTCAAATAAAAACTTACCAATCCCTCTTGAAGCGCCTGTAATTATTACCATTTTCTCCTCCTTATTTTATATTTTTCTTAATCATTCTTGATTTGAAAGGTTTGAATAAATCAATTTTACATCTTATGACCACTTTATAATCGATGCCCCAAATGTCCATCCTGAACCAATAGCTACAAAAAGGATAATATTTCCCTTTTTTAATTTCCCCGCTCTATTTAATTCATCAAGTAATATGGGTATGGTTCCACCTGAAGTATTTGCATATTTATCCATATTTGTCATTACTTTTTCAAAGGGAAGACCAAGAATTTCTGCAGTCTTTTTTAAAATCCCGATACTGGGTTGATGTGGTATCATATAATCTATATCACTTATATATAATTTTGTATCATTTAAAACTTTCCTGATTGTTTTTGGTAAAACCTCTGTTGCTGTTTTAAATACTTCTTTTCCATCCATCTGAAAGTAATGTAATCCTTTATTAATTGTATTCAAACTAGCTGGATTTTCTGAACCACCGGCAGGAACTGTAAAGACATATTTTCCTCTACCATCAGAATACAATCTGAATGCTAAAAATCCTTCGTCATCATTTGCATGAGATAAAACTGCTGCTCCTGCTCCATCACCAAAAAATACACAATCACGACTTGTCCAATCAGTTATCTTTGAAAAAGTATCTGCTCCGATAACCAACACATTATCATAAACTCCACTGGCAATATATTGAGATGCTACAGACATTCCATATAAAAAACCAGAACAAACTGCAGCTATATCAAAAGCCACAGCATTATATGCCTTAAGCTTATCCTGAACAATACAAGCTGTTGATGGACAAGGTCGATCCGGAGTTGAGGTTGCTACAATAATTAAATCAATATCCTCTTTATCCAGTTTTGCATTTTCAATAGCTTTCTGTCCGGCCTTCCAAGCTAAATCGCTGGTTGCTTCATTTGAAGCAGCAATTCGTCTTTCCTTTATTCCAAGATTTTTCTGTATCCATTCATCATTTGTATCGATAATAGTTTCTAAATACTTGTTTGTATAGATTTTATCCGGCACAAAAGATCCAGTTCCAATTATCTTTGCTTTTCTTATAATTTGTTTCATCTTTTTTTTACCTTATTTAGATGTAAAATAGGTTTTGTTACTTGTAACAAGTCAATTATGAAATGATGTAAATAAAATTTTGACAAAATTTGAAACCTCATCCTAACCTTCTCCTATTTGAGGAGAAGGAAATATAAGGAAGGTCAAAATTCATTTACCAATTCCAATCGAAGCTTGACTTGACACTAGTAACTAATCACTTTATAATCCACCTAATTACTTCAAAAACCTCCGCATACTTTTGTCCTATTTGAGTTCCTCTTGTTCTTGCTAGACTACGAATGAATTCTTCTGAAGCATAACTTCTACTTTTTTGAGAATTATAACAATCCAGAGCGGCTAATTTTTTATTAAAATGTTTTTCCTCAAGAGTAATAAAGCATTGAGTTGCGAAATTCATATTATTCCAGGGAATTTCATATCCTAAAATCGAAGTCTTTTTATAAGCTCTTAATCCTTCAATTGCAATTGTGCTGTGATCTTGATGTAAATCCTGTAAACATGGCATAAACACCAAGTCCGGTTTTATTTTTTTGTTCAACTTTACTAAATCCTCTAATATCTCCTGTCGATGATAGGCAAAATGTCTTACACGATATTTATATAACAGAAGATTTTCTGGTTTTATTCCCAACTTCTTTGTAGCAGCTTTCACTTCTTTTTCTAAAATGTTTTTAGGAAATGGAGAGGGTACGGATTCTTCAGCTAAAGAAAATGCTGCATAAAAAACATCTTTCCCTTCCTCTATAAATTTTGCGATACTTCCGCCGCAACCAAATTCGCCATCATCAGTATGAGGTGCTAAAATTAAGATTCTCTGTACATTTTTAACCATAATATCTCCAGTTATTTAACATTGTCTTATTATATAGCATTATTACACACATCTAAAGCTGTTTCTATTTTATTTTCACAACTATCCATTTAATTATATTTTTTGTGTTTTGGACTATGAATTCCTTTGCCCAGGGTAATAACCTATCATACCACCTTGCTGGATGAGTATTTATTAAGATTTTAGCAG contains:
- a CDS encoding ketoacyl-ACP synthase III produces the protein MKQIIRKAKIIGTGSFVPDKIYTNKYLETIIDTNDEWIQKNLGIKERRIAASNEATSDLAWKAGQKAIENAKLDKEDIDLIIVATSTPDRPCPSTACIVQDKLKAYNAVAFDIAAVCSGFLYGMSVASQYIASGVYDNVLVIGADTFSKITDWTSRDCVFFGDGAGAAVLSHANDDEGFLAFRLYSDGRGKYVFTVPAGGSENPASLNTINKGLHYFQMDGKEVFKTATEVLPKTIRKVLNDTKLYISDIDYMIPHQPSIGILKKTAEILGLPFEKVMTNMDKYANTSGGTIPILLDELNRAGKLKKGNIILFVAIGSGWTFGASIIKWS
- a CDS encoding PIG-L family deacetylase, which translates into the protein MVKNVQRILILAPHTDDGEFGCGGSIAKFIEEGKDVFYAAFSLAEESVPSPFPKNILEKEVKAATKKLGIKPENLLLYKYRVRHFAYHRQEILEDLVKLNKKIKPDLVFMPCLQDLHQDHSTIAIEGLRAYKKTSILGYEIPWNNMNFATQCFITLEEKHFNKKLAALDCYNSQKSRSYASEEFIRSLARTRGTQIGQKYAEVFEVIRWIIK
- a CDS encoding SDR family NAD(P)-dependent oxidoreductase, with translation MVIITGASRGIGKFLFEKFVELGETVYGTYNSTYPETDKMEFFTKVNISNYSEVSNWIETIKGKISKLTLINCAGNNYNSFAHKADVDNWADVINVNLIGTFNVIRMVLPIMREEGYGRIINFASIVAQMGIPGTSAYAASKAGLWGLTKSITVENAAKGITINNLNLGYFDIGMIKEVPEKFQEIIKEKIPTGNFGNPENIFRAVKFLMETDYINGTSIDINAGLF